From the genome of Arcobacter sp. CECT 8986:
AAATACTCCTGGTACATCTAAATCTCTGATTGTTCCATCTATCTTACTTTTTACTTTTAATCCTGTAACTCCTGATGCATCTCCAAATACTTCTTCTACATCTACATTTGTTACTTCTTCTATATTTTCAGTACTTTTCATATGCTCTATTGTACTTGGTGCTGCTCTATATGTATCTCTTCTATGTACTAAATATACTTTACTACATATCTTTGATAAATATACTGCCTCTTCTAAAGCTGAATCTCCTCCTCCAACTACTGCAACCTCTTTTCCTTTATAAAAAAATCCATCACAAGTTGCACAAGTAGAAATTCCTCTTCCAAAAAATTTATCCTCACCTTTAAATCCAGCACGTCTTGGAACTGATCCTGTTGCTAATAATACAGATTTAGATTCAAATGTAGTTCCATCATCAGCAGTTAAAGTAAAAATATCATCATTCTTTACAACTGAAGATATTTTTTTCATTTCATGTTTTAATCCAAACTTCATAGCTTGTTGTGGCCATGATTGCATTAAATCTAATCCAGATACAACTTCTGCTTGTCCTGGATAATTCTCTATTTCTGAACTACCAGT
Proteins encoded in this window:
- a CDS encoding NAD(P)/FAD-dependent oxidoreductase gives rise to the protein TGSSEIENYPGQAEVVSGLDLMQSWPQQAMKFGLKHEMKKISSVVKNDDIFTLTADDGTTFESKSVLLATGSVPRRAGFKGEDKFFGRGISTCATCDGFFYKGKEVAVVGGGDSALEEAVYLSKICSKVYLVHRRDTYRAAPSTIEHMKSTENIEEVTNVDVEEVFGDASGVTGLKVKSKIDGTIRDLDVPGVFVFVGRDVLNEPIKREDGTFICDTDEQGQVVVDLKMRTSLAGLYAAGDVRIDAAKQVVCAAGDGATAAVDIIEFLG